TAGTGCAGAATTTCGCCGATAAATATAAGAGCCTCTATAAGGATATTCCCGATGCCTTTGCGGCGCTGGGATATGATGCCGGTATGATTCTCTTTGATGCTATCCGCAGAGCCGGCGGTATTGATGGCGCCGGAATCCGTGATGCCCTCGTGGCTACCCGGGATTTCCGCGGCGTCACCGGATTAATCACCATCGACAAAGATCGCAACGCCCGCAAATCGATTGTAATAATCACAGTCGTAAATGGAAAGTTGACTTATAAGGAGACCATCCAGCCGTAGGAAATTCCTGCGGCTGCACTCGATGAGTGAGTTTCTTCAACAGGTCATAAACGGCGTCTCCCTGGGGAGTATTTACGCCCTCATTGCGCTCGGATACACCATGATCTATGGTATCCTGCGCTTTATCAATTTCGCACATGGCGATGTCTTCATGATCGGGGCCTTTGTCGGCTACTATGCGGCGCCCCAGGTCATGAAAATAGCCGGGGGATCGGTTTTTCTGAGCGCCATTCTGGTCATGCTGATCGCCATGATCGTCTGCTCCGTTCTGGGCGTCACAATCGAGAAATTGGCTTATCGGCCGCTTCGCTCGCGCCCCAAGCTGACTGTACTTATCACCGCTATCGGCATGTCGTTCTTTCTGGAGTACGGCGGCCAGCTGGTGTTCGGCCCCGACCCCAAGCTCTTTCCGACTCTCTTTCCATCGGCGGCTATTGTCAATGCCAAGAATCTCGTTATCAGCACCAACTCGGTAGTCGTAATAGTCACTGCGTTGGCGCTGATGCTGCTGCTGCGTCTGATAGTCTTCAAAACAAAACTCGGCACCGCCATGCGTGCGGTCTCATACGACCACCGGGCGGCGGCGCTGATGGGAATCAATATCGACACCGTGATATCATTCACCTTCGTGCTCGGCTCCAGTCTGGCGGCGGCGGCTGCGCTCCTATATGCCTCGGTTTATCCCAGCATCAATCCCCTGATGGGGATATTCCCGGGCCTGAAAGCCTTTATCGCGGCCGTGCTCGGCGGCATCGGCAATCTTTTCGGCGCCGCTCTGGGGGGACTGATTATCGGCCTGACCGAGACTTTTGTTACCGGCTATATCTCACCGACTTTCCGCGATGCCATCGCTTTTGCCATACTGATCCTGATCCTGCTTTTCAAACCCTCCGGAATCATGGGACGGCATGAAGCGGAGAAAGTCTGATGGTTTTATGAAACGGCATCTGTCAAAGCTATATCTTCTGGGCGCTCTGATCGCGGCCGGGATTCTGTCTCTTTTCGAATCAAGCATCAGTCCCTATTACTATCAGATTATCATCTACATCGGTATTAATATCATCCTTGCCTCCAGTCTCAATATCATCAATGGCTTTGCCGGGCAGTTTTCGCTGGGGCATGCCGGATTCATGGCCATCGGCGCCTATACCTCGGCGGTGATAACCTTCTCGGCGCATGCCCAGCCCGGAACAGTGACCGGCTATGCCGTCTTTACCGGGGCGCTGCTGGCAGCCGGCCTGGTGGCGTCGTTTTTCGGACTTCTGGTCGGCATCCCCAGTCTTCGCCTGAAAGGCGATTATCTGGCTATCACCACCCTTGGTCTCGGCGAGATCATCAGGGTCATCATACAGAATCTTGATTTTCTGGGGGCGGCGCGCGGCTTCACCGGCATCGCCAAGATGTCCAATTTCTTCTGGGTTTATGGCGTGGTGGCCGTTGTTATTGTCCTGATCTGGAACTTGATTCATTCCACTTACGGCAAGGGGTTTCTGGCGGTACGCGATGATGAAATCGCCGCCGAGGCGATCGGTATCAACGCCACTCACTACAAAGTTGTCGCCTTTGTCACCGGAGCTTTCTTTGCCGGTATCGCGGGAGGGTTGTACGCCCACTTTGTTACCTATATCAATCCCTCCCAGTTCGGCTTCTTGCGCTCTTTCGAAATCGTGGTAATGGTTGTGGTCGGCGGTATGGGCAGCATCGTCGGCGTCATTCTGGCGGCGGTCATATTGACTATTCTCCCCGAGGCGCTTCGCGCCATCGCCCAATACCGCATGGTCATCTATGCCCTGCTGCTTATCGTCATCATGCTCAGCCGTCCGCAGGGATTGTTCGGCGGCGGCATAAATGTCAAGTGCTCTTTC
This is a stretch of genomic DNA from Candidatus Zixiibacteriota bacterium. It encodes these proteins:
- a CDS encoding branched-chain amino acid ABC transporter permease produces the protein MSEFLQQVINGVSLGSIYALIALGYTMIYGILRFINFAHGDVFMIGAFVGYYAAPQVMKIAGGSVFLSAILVMLIAMIVCSVLGVTIEKLAYRPLRSRPKLTVLITAIGMSFFLEYGGQLVFGPDPKLFPTLFPSAAIVNAKNLVISTNSVVVIVTALALMLLLRLIVFKTKLGTAMRAVSYDHRAAALMGINIDTVISFTFVLGSSLAAAAALLYASVYPSINPLMGIFPGLKAFIAAVLGGIGNLFGAALGGLIIGLTETFVTGYISPTFRDAIAFAILILILLFKPSGIMGRHEAEKV
- a CDS encoding branched-chain amino acid ABC transporter permease; this encodes MKRHLSKLYLLGALIAAGILSLFESSISPYYYQIIIYIGINIILASSLNIINGFAGQFSLGHAGFMAIGAYTSAVITFSAHAQPGTVTGYAVFTGALLAAGLVASFFGLLVGIPSLRLKGDYLAITTLGLGEIIRVIIQNLDFLGAARGFTGIAKMSNFFWVYGVVAVVIVLIWNLIHSTYGKGFLAVRDDEIAAEAIGINATHYKVVAFVTGAFFAGIAGGLYAHFVTYINPSQFGFLRSFEIVVMVVVGGMGSIVGVILAAVILTILPEALRAIAQYRMVIYALLLIVIMLSRPQGLFGGGINVKCSFRKAPTGT